Proteins from a genomic interval of Zingiber officinale cultivar Zhangliang chromosome 2A, Zo_v1.1, whole genome shotgun sequence:
- the LOC122041041 gene encoding uncharacterized protein LOC122041041 → MNRPQVQVLLPRRKKGHRRHSSMFPPQEEAAAASLVVRSVSFPETLAPLMEGPDYGGAADADEDRRKEGWTQWVRIQLSRVPSMTSSSAAAAADASSSSFRCSDLRLLLGVMGAPLAPIYVTTNDGSPHLSIKDTPVEVSTAKYILQQYMAASGGLKLQRSIRNSYARGKARMVVSELETGTKLIRNRSSSSRTVESGGFVLWQMAPDKWFVELAIGGSKLDAGSNGEVVWRHTPWLGAHAARGPVRPLRRTLQGLDPLTTARMFGDARCIGEKKVDGEDCFVLKLCADPQILRARSEGPVEIIRHVLFGYFSQRTGFLLLLEDSHLTRIQANAGGDAVYWETTISSSLHDYSLVEGIMVAHSGRSNATLYKFGETAASHTKTRMEEDWTIEEVAYNVPGLSVECFIPPSDIRRDSITESCDLPRAKVSTLEAKSKGCLRESSFGDQSLAPSGP, encoded by the exons ATGAACCGTCCGCAGGTGCAGGTACTGCTCCCCCGGCGGAAGAAGGGTCACCGCCGCCACTCTTCGATGTTTCCGCCGCAGGAGGAGGCGGCTGCCGCGTCTCTGGTCGTGAGGTCCGTGAGCTTTCCGGAGACGCTCGCGCCCTTGATGGAGGGTCCCGACTACGGCGGCGCCGCAGACGCCGACGAGGACAGGAGGAAGGAAGGGTGGACCCAATGGGTGCGGATCCAGCTCTCGCGTGTCCCCTCGATGACCTCCTCGTCGGCTGCTGCTGCCGCCGACGCGTCCTCCTCCTCGTTCCGCTGCTCCGACCTCCGTCTCCTCTTAGGAGTCATGGGTGCGCCGCTCGCCCCCATCTACGTCACCACCAATGACGGTTCGCCTCACCTCAGCATCAAGGACACTCCCGTT GAAGTTTCAACCGCCAAATACATACTGCAGCAGTACATGGCGGCTTCGGGCGGTCTGAAGCTCCAGAGATCCATCCGCAACTCCTACGCCAGGGGGAAGGCACGAATGGTGGTGTCGGAGTTGGAGACCGGTACCAAATTGATCAGGAACAGAAGCAGCTCGTCGCGCACGGTTGAGTCGGGGGGCTTCGTCCTCTGGCAGATGGCCCCAGATAAGTGGTTCGTCGAGCTAGCGATCGGGGGTAGCAAGCTCGACGCAGGCTCCAATGGCGAGGTTGTCTGGCGCCATACGCCATGGCTCGGCGCCCACGCTGCAAGAGGCCCCGTCAGGCCTCTTCGCCGCACTCTCCAG GGCCTCGATCCATTGACCACGGCCAGAATGTTTGGCGACGCGCGCTGCATTGGGGAAAAGAAGGTCGACGGAGAGGATTGCTTTGTTCTCAAGCTCTGCGCTGATCCTCAGATCCTGCGAGCCCGAAGTGAAGGCCCGGTAGAGATCATCAGGCACGTCCTCTTCGGCTACTTCAGTCAGCGAACTGGGTTCCTCCTCCTCTTGGAAGATTCCCACCTCACTCGGATCCAAGCCAACGCCGGAGGCGACGCAGTGTACTGGGAGACCACCATTAGTTCCTCCCTCCACGACTACTCCCTGGTCGAAGGAATAATGGTCGCCCATTCCGGTCGCTCCAATGCCACTCTTTACAAATTCGGTGAGACGGCAGCGAGCCACACCAAAACCAGGATGGAGGAGGACTGGACGATCGAGGAAGTGGCCTACAACGTTCCCGGCCTCTCGGTGGAGTGCTTCATTCCTCCTTCTGATATAAGACGCGACTCGATCACTGAATCTTGCGATCTTCCCCGGGCGAAGGTTTCGACATTAGAAGCCAAATCCAAAGGATGCCTGAGAGAAAGTTCATTTGGAGATCAAAGCCTAGCGCCATCAGGTCCATGA